In a single window of the Thiohalophilus sp. genome:
- a CDS encoding capsule assembly Wzi family protein, whose product MQLYRVLLAVIYTTAHSAVASPFIEVGDMHLRHDMTVLADHGIISAPVTTWPISWNSVADDIRTATVKSDTPAVVKNALLRIKKRYRRQSTQGRLQLSGRFAAKTRDDTVPELRNFASAPREEAEAGVGVEWMGETAAFKLNATYVDDPEDGKDYRADGSYAGVVLGGWSYSVSTLDRWWGPGYEGSLILSSNARPVPALSLQRMSATPFESPWLSWLGPWQLKFFTGQLESDRHVPQAKLLGLRINFKPFDSLEVGLSRTAQWGGEGRPEDVDSFLDMLLGNDNAGENGVTPENQPGNQLAGWDLRWKPGKTLPLVVYMQRIGEDQAGIYPTANMYQFGAETWGSLGHYDYRLVVEYSDTSAYRGSNHDWNVAYNHGSVYADGYRFYSRSLGHTIDSDSAMTSIRYSLYGHNAISWQFVVNNGKINRDNEGQNAVSANAMDYTDLQVSRRQPLWRGDLNLGLAYIDVKDRQTGIANDEIQAMMHWHRRF is encoded by the coding sequence ATGCAGCTTTATCGCGTCCTGCTGGCGGTTATTTATACAACCGCCCACAGTGCCGTTGCCTCGCCGTTTATCGAGGTCGGTGACATGCACTTGCGCCATGATATGACTGTATTGGCCGACCACGGGATTATCAGCGCGCCCGTTACCACCTGGCCAATCAGCTGGAACAGCGTGGCGGACGACATCCGCACCGCCACCGTGAAGTCCGATACGCCCGCGGTGGTCAAAAATGCGTTGTTGCGGATAAAAAAGCGCTATCGCCGGCAAAGCACACAGGGAAGATTACAACTCTCCGGCCGGTTCGCCGCAAAGACCCGTGATGACACCGTCCCCGAGCTGAGAAACTTCGCCAGCGCGCCTCGCGAGGAGGCCGAAGCCGGCGTCGGTGTTGAGTGGATGGGCGAGACAGCGGCTTTTAAACTCAACGCCACCTACGTCGATGATCCGGAAGATGGCAAAGACTATCGCGCCGATGGCTCCTATGCCGGAGTGGTCCTGGGAGGCTGGTCATACAGTGTCAGCACCCTGGACCGCTGGTGGGGTCCGGGCTATGAAGGCAGCCTTATATTATCCAGCAACGCCCGGCCGGTACCGGCGCTGAGCCTGCAACGCATGAGTGCCACGCCCTTCGAGAGCCCCTGGCTCAGCTGGCTGGGACCGTGGCAACTGAAATTCTTTACCGGCCAGCTGGAATCCGATCGGCATGTCCCGCAGGCCAAACTGCTGGGGCTGAGAATCAACTTCAAGCCTTTCGACAGCCTGGAGGTGGGGCTGTCTCGCACCGCGCAATGGGGCGGGGAAGGGCGTCCCGAAGATGTCGACAGCTTCCTCGACATGCTACTGGGAAACGATAATGCAGGTGAAAATGGCGTCACACCGGAAAACCAGCCGGGCAATCAGTTAGCGGGCTGGGATCTGCGCTGGAAGCCCGGCAAGACCCTGCCGCTGGTCGTCTACATGCAGCGAATCGGCGAGGATCAGGCCGGCATTTACCCGACCGCCAACATGTATCAATTCGGCGCCGAAACCTGGGGCAGTCTCGGGCATTACGATTATCGCCTGGTGGTCGAATATTCCGACACCAGTGCCTACCGGGGCAGCAATCACGACTGGAATGTCGCCTACAATCACGGCAGCGTCTACGCGGACGGCTACCGGTTTTACAGCCGCTCCCTCGGGCACACGATCGATAGCGACAGCGCAATGACCAGCATCCGTTACAGCCTGTACGGGCACAACGCGATAAGCTGGCAATTTGTCGTCAATAACGGCAAAATTAACCGCGATAACGAGGGGCAAAACGCCGTCTCCGCCAACGCCATGGATTACACGGATCTGCAGGTCAGCCGCCGCCAGCCGCTCTGGCGCGGCGATCTGAATCTGGGGCTCGCCTATATCGACGTCAAAGATCGACAAACCGGTATTGCCAATGACGAAATCCAGGCGATGATGCACTGGCACCGGCGGTTTTGA
- a CDS encoding type II toxin-antitoxin system prevent-host-death family antitoxin, translating into MSVSIREFKAHLSRYLARVRAGETLEITSHRKVIARVMAAADKEAKGIPRLLASGAARWDGRKPAGSAIRLADTGTPLSSMVMEDRG; encoded by the coding sequence ATGAGCGTCTCTATTCGCGAATTCAAAGCTCATCTTTCCCGCTACCTGGCCAGGGTCCGGGCGGGCGAGACCCTGGAAATCACCTCCCACCGTAAGGTGATCGCCCGGGTCATGGCGGCGGCAGACAAAGAGGCAAAAGGTATCCCCCGCCTGTTGGCTTCCGGCGCCGCCAGGTGGGATGGCCGCAAGCCGGCCGGCTCGGCCATCCGGCTTGCCGATACCGGCACACCCCTTTCATCCATGGTCATGGAAGATCGCGGTTGA
- a CDS encoding type II toxin-antitoxin system VapC family toxin, translating into MILYCDTSALVKLYVVEPHSETLKALLDQARAVAVSRIAWAEYHAALARRAREVPGDAAALDRARHRLADEWGHYLVMEVTQAVVEKAGEYAEAFALRGYDAVQLASAHEAMTQTDLPVTFACFDRRLNQAAKLLAMKSWQFAAGSEQL; encoded by the coding sequence TTGATTCTTTATTGCGATACCTCCGCGCTGGTCAAGCTCTATGTTGTCGAGCCGCACAGCGAGACGCTAAAAGCATTACTTGATCAGGCCAGGGCGGTAGCCGTCAGTCGCATTGCCTGGGCCGAATATCATGCCGCGCTGGCCCGGCGCGCGCGGGAAGTGCCCGGTGATGCTGCCGCCCTCGATCGGGCGCGGCATCGGCTGGCCGATGAATGGGGCCATTATCTTGTCATGGAAGTCACCCAGGCTGTGGTGGAAAAAGCGGGGGAGTATGCCGAGGCTTTTGCCCTTCGGGGTTACGATGCCGTCCAGTTGGCCAGCGCCCACGAAGCCATGACACAAACCGATTTACCGGTCACATTCGCCTGCTTCGATCGGCGACTGAATCAGGCCGCAAAACTGCTCGCTATGAAAAGTTGGCAGTTTGCAGCTGGCAGCGAGCAGTTGTAG
- the rfaH gene encoding transcription/translation regulatory transformer protein RfaH, producing MHHWYVVQTKPKKENQAIENLLRQGYTAYCPKMAQAKRRRQRWQKIIEPLFPRYLFVQLAMGIDDFGPIRSTLGVLNMVRFGNQPATIPQQAIDTIHRQEQVLLGEPGDQPVWQPGDKVQVVEGAFAGLNGIFEKACGTERVIVLLDMLGRQNRVTVETHDVVPVI from the coding sequence ATGCATCACTGGTACGTGGTCCAGACCAAGCCCAAAAAAGAAAACCAGGCCATCGAAAATCTGCTGCGCCAGGGGTATACCGCCTACTGTCCCAAAATGGCCCAGGCCAAACGCCGCCGCCAGCGCTGGCAGAAAATTATCGAGCCGCTGTTTCCCCGTTACCTGTTCGTGCAACTGGCCATGGGCATCGATGATTTCGGCCCCATCCGCTCCACCCTGGGGGTCCTGAACATGGTGCGCTTCGGCAACCAGCCGGCGACCATTCCCCAGCAGGCCATCGACACCATCCACCGGCAGGAACAGGTCCTGCTGGGCGAGCCGGGCGATCAACCGGTCTGGCAACCGGGCGACAAGGTCCAGGTGGTCGAAGGCGCCTTCGCCGGCCTCAACGGCATCTTCGAAAAAGCCTGCGGCACCGAACGCGTCATCGTCCTGCTCGACATGCTCGGCCGCCAGAACCGCGTCACCGTCGAAACCCACGACGTCGTCCCGGTGATATAA
- a CDS encoding polysaccharide export protein has protein sequence MTRKLIVLFSLVLLLSGCAAAPGMYMDDSDLQSKDTVTEPAIEPELIPITPTLVRKQASARAESGRRQGAVANVEQQGEFEYHVGPGDVLNITVWEHPELTIPAGEFRDPEQAGHLVSTKGTIFYPYAGELAVAGKTLDEIRSLLQSKLTHYIQNPQVGVRVAAFRSKRAFVTGEVNQPSVLPITDTPLTLLEAINRSGGASEIADLRNVVLSRGERSQRVDLLELYRGDQRQPLYLRDGDQVYVPDHFDNKVFVLGEVNKQSAQLMRNSRMTLAEAISGVEGLNQSSADPSRIYVIRGNLEKPRVYQLNAESPDALLLATMFELQPRDVIYVSIAGISRWNRLMSQILPTVQTLWQTDRLIND, from the coding sequence ATGACTAGGAAACTCATTGTCCTGTTCAGCCTTGTCCTGTTGCTCAGTGGCTGTGCCGCTGCGCCGGGCATGTACATGGACGACAGCGATCTGCAGAGCAAAGACACCGTCACTGAACCGGCCATAGAGCCCGAGTTGATCCCGATCACCCCCACGCTGGTACGCAAACAGGCCAGCGCCCGCGCGGAGTCCGGGCGCCGGCAGGGCGCAGTAGCGAACGTCGAGCAGCAGGGTGAGTTCGAGTATCATGTCGGCCCTGGCGACGTGCTGAACATCACCGTCTGGGAGCATCCGGAGCTGACCATCCCCGCCGGCGAGTTTCGCGATCCGGAACAGGCCGGGCATCTGGTCAGTACAAAAGGCACGATCTTCTATCCCTACGCCGGCGAGCTGGCGGTGGCGGGCAAGACACTGGACGAGATCCGTTCGCTACTGCAGTCGAAGCTGACCCACTATATTCAGAACCCGCAGGTGGGCGTGCGGGTGGCGGCGTTTCGCAGCAAACGGGCTTTTGTCACCGGCGAGGTGAACCAGCCCTCCGTGCTGCCCATCACCGACACACCGTTGACCCTGCTGGAGGCGATTAATCGCTCCGGCGGCGCCAGCGAGATTGCCGATCTGCGCAACGTGGTATTGTCCCGCGGCGAACGTTCGCAACGAGTCGATCTGCTGGAGCTGTACCGCGGCGATCAACGTCAGCCGCTATACCTGCGCGACGGCGATCAGGTCTACGTGCCCGATCACTTTGACAACAAGGTCTTCGTACTGGGTGAGGTCAACAAGCAGTCCGCCCAGCTGATGCGCAACAGCCGGATGACCTTGGCCGAGGCGATCAGCGGCGTCGAGGGCCTGAACCAGTCTTCTGCTGATCCCAGCCGGATTTATGTTATCCGCGGCAATCTGGAAAAACCGCGCGTCTACCAGCTTAACGCCGAGTCACCCGATGCCCTGTTACTGGCCACCATGTTCGAACTCCAGCCACGCGATGTAATTTACGTCTCCATCGCCGGGATATCGCGCTGGAACCGCCTGATGAGCCAGATCCTGCCCACGGTCCAGACGCTGTGGCAAACCGACAGACTGATCAACGATTAA
- a CDS encoding MarR family EPS-associated transcriptional regulator, whose protein sequence is MLTDETRYKLLKLLEQNPGINQRELASELGISLGKTNYCLKALIDKGWVKAGNFRQNPRKMHYAYLLTPRGLEEKARVTLRFLKRKQEEYEQLVDELEELREEAAALKPLEEGEG, encoded by the coding sequence ATGTTAACCGACGAAACCCGCTACAAGCTCCTCAAGCTGCTGGAACAAAACCCCGGCATAAATCAGCGTGAGCTGGCGAGCGAGCTGGGCATCAGCCTGGGCAAGACCAATTACTGCCTCAAGGCGCTGATCGACAAAGGCTGGGTCAAGGCGGGCAATTTCCGCCAGAACCCGCGTAAAATGCACTATGCTTATCTTTTGACCCCCAGGGGGCTGGAAGAGAAGGCGCGGGTGACCCTGCGCTTTTTAAAGCGCAAGCAGGAAGAATACGAACAACTGGTCGACGAGCTCGAGGAGCTGCGCGAAGAGGCCGCCGCCCTCAAGCCGCTCGAAGAAGGGGAGGGATAA
- a CDS encoding type II toxin-antitoxin system RelE/ParE family toxin, translating into MTWRIKYARSVQKSVKKLNPRVRQRLRDYLENRIAQLADPRQIGKPLKGHHSELWRYRVGDYRIICEIQDNSLVVLVVRIGHRKEIYR; encoded by the coding sequence GTGACCTGGCGGATTAAGTACGCCCGGTCAGTTCAAAAATCAGTCAAGAAACTCAATCCCAGGGTTCGCCAGCGACTGCGGGACTACCTCGAGAACCGCATTGCCCAACTGGCTGATCCGCGCCAGATCGGCAAACCCCTCAAAGGCCACCATAGTGAGTTATGGCGTTACCGGGTCGGCGATTACCGAATTATATGTGAAATACAGGACAACTCGCTCGTTGTTCTGGTTGTCCGGATCGGACATCGCAAAGAAATATACCGGTAA
- a CDS encoding low molecular weight protein-tyrosine-phosphatase — translation MFNRILVVCVGNVCRSPMAEALLKQTLAERNVSISSAGLGALAGHGIEPQAQAVLEAHGLDASGHRARQITPDMVRGADLVLVMEDWQRTEVAGLDPTARGKIHLLGRWGEFEIDDPYRQSDEQFKRAYDAIVRGVTEWTTRL, via the coding sequence GTGTTTAACCGGATTCTGGTCGTCTGCGTCGGCAACGTCTGCCGCAGTCCCATGGCCGAGGCCCTGCTAAAACAGACGCTGGCGGAGCGCAATGTGAGCATCTCATCGGCGGGCCTGGGAGCGCTGGCAGGCCATGGCATCGAACCCCAGGCCCAGGCGGTGCTCGAGGCGCACGGACTCGATGCCTCCGGGCACCGGGCCCGGCAGATAACGCCGGACATGGTGCGTGGGGCTGATCTGGTCCTGGTCATGGAAGACTGGCAGCGCACCGAGGTAGCCGGACTGGATCCGACGGCCCGTGGCAAGATTCACCTGCTGGGGCGCTGGGGCGAGTTTGAAATCGATGATCCTTATCGCCAGTCTGACGAACAATTTAAACGGGCTTATGACGCGATCGTCAGGGGCGTCACGGAATGGACAACAAGACTGTGA
- a CDS encoding DUF6290 family protein — protein sequence MSKQTAVRLPDELNERLVALAKRTGRPVSYYIREAIEEHLEDLEDIYQAEQVLERLRRGEEQIVDGEEFWRDLAD from the coding sequence ATGAGCAAGCAGACTGCAGTCAGGTTACCGGATGAACTGAACGAGCGTCTGGTCGCCCTCGCGAAACGGACGGGACGCCCGGTCTCTTATTATATTCGCGAGGCGATCGAGGAGCATCTGGAGGATCTGGAAGATATCTATCAGGCCGAACAGGTGCTGGAACGGCTGCGTCGTGGCGAAGAGCAGATTGTAGACGGCGAGGAATTCTGGCGTGACCTGGCGGATTAA